A genomic segment from Phragmites australis chromosome 6, lpPhrAust1.1, whole genome shotgun sequence encodes:
- the LOC133922355 gene encoding peroxidase 70-like — protein sequence MASFRTWHCLLALTLLCSTACGQLSPSFYARSCPTLGLIVRATMIKALLAERRMGASLVRLFFHDCFVQGCDGSILLDDVGSFVGEKGAGPNVNSVRGFEVIDQIKANVEALCPGVVSCADIVALAARDGTFLLGGPSWEVPLGRRDSTTASLNLANSDLPSPASDLNTLISEFGNKGLSPRDLTALSGAHTIGFSQCQNFRDHIYNDTDIDPAFARLRQRNCPAAQGTGDSNLAPLDVQTQLIFDNAYYRNLLVQRGLLHSDQELFNGGSQDSLVRQYSANPALFASDFAAAMIKMGNISPLTGTAGQIRANCRVVNSS from the exons ATGGCTTCGTTCCGGACCTGGCATTGCTTGCTCGCCCTCACGCTCCTCTGCTCCACGGCGTGCGGGCAGCTCTCGCCGTCGTTCTACGCTAGGAGCTGCCCGACGCTAGGGCTCATCGTGCGCGCCACCATGATCAAGGCCCTCCTCGCCGAGCGCCGGATGGGCGCCTCCCTCGTCAGGCTcttcttccacgactgcttcgtccaA GGCTGCGACGGCTCGATTCTTCTGGACGACGTGGGGAGCTTCGTCGGCGAGAAGGGCGCCGGCCCGAACGTGAACTCCGTCCGTGGCTTCGAGGTCATCGACCAGATCAAGGCCAACGTCGAGGCCCTCTGCCCCGGCGTCGTCTCATGCGCCGACATCGTCGCCCTCGCCGCACGGGACGGCACCTTCCTG CTCGGTGGGCCCAGCTGGGAGGTGCCACTCGGCCGGCGCGACTCGACAACGGCGAGCCTGAACCTGGCCAACAGCGACCTCCCCTCGCCGGCGTCCGACCTCAACACGCTCATCTCGGAGTTCGGCAACAAGGGGCTGAGCCCGCGCGACCTGACGGCGCTCTCCGGCGCGCATACCATCGGCTTCTCGCAGTGCCAGAACTTCCGCGACCACATCTACAACGACACCGACATCGACCCGGCGTTCGCTCGGCTGCGCCAGCGCAACTGCCCCGCCGCGCAGGGGACCGGCGACAGCAACCTGGCGCCGCTCGACGTGCAGACGCAGCTCATCTTCGACAACGCCTACTACCGCAACCTGCTGGTCCAGCGCGGCCTGCTGCACTCCGACCAGGAGCTCTTCAACGGCGGCTCCCAGGACTCGCTGGTGCGGCAGTACAGCGCCAACCCGGCCCTCTTCGCCTCCGATTTCGCCGCTGCCATGATAAAGATGGGAAACATCAGCCCGCTCACCGGGACCGCCGGCCAGATCAGGGCCAACTGCAGGGTGGTCAACAGCAGCTGA